One genomic region from Streptomyces sp. Li-HN-5-11 encodes:
- a CDS encoding lasso peptide biosynthesis B2 protein, with the protein MTTPSALERPTGVPPARRLAALLVLLPAFALALLPPRRIRAVLGLLRRGAAPATAAQAQNARDAMCAVSLTCAGPKGCLPRSLGAALLCRLGGTWPTWCTGVRVVPPFTAHAWIEAQGRPVGEGVPDGYFARLVAVPAPPRPTDR; encoded by the coding sequence ATGACGACGCCCAGCGCACTGGAGCGCCCCACCGGTGTTCCCCCGGCCCGGCGCCTGGCCGCCCTTCTCGTCCTCCTCCCCGCCTTCGCGCTCGCCCTCCTGCCGCCCCGCCGCATCCGCGCCGTGCTCGGGCTCCTGCGTCGCGGGGCGGCGCCCGCCACCGCCGCACAGGCCCAGAACGCCCGGGACGCCATGTGCGCGGTCAGTCTGACCTGCGCCGGACCGAAAGGGTGCCTGCCGCGGTCCCTGGGGGCGGCGCTGCTGTGCCGCCTCGGCGGAACGTGGCCGACCTGGTGCACCGGGGTCCGCGTAGTGCCGCCCTTCACCGCGCACGCCTGGATCGAGGCGCAGGGCCGCCCCGTCGGCGAGGGCGTGCCGGACGGATACTTCGCCCGGCTGGTGGCGGTACCCGCGCCGCCACGGCCGACGGACCGGTGA
- a CDS encoding lasso peptide biosynthesis PqqD family chaperone translates to MPMRFAADVSTAETEYGTVLLDERSGSYWELNPTATLVVRTLLDGGEEADAAAAVAEQFDVDRAQAQQDVEALVRQLRSSGLAS, encoded by the coding sequence ATGCCCATGCGGTTCGCTGCCGACGTCTCCACAGCCGAGACCGAGTACGGCACGGTACTGCTGGACGAACGCTCCGGCTCGTACTGGGAGTTGAACCCGACCGCCACCCTGGTGGTGCGGACGCTGCTCGACGGCGGCGAGGAAGCGGACGCGGCCGCCGCCGTGGCCGAGCAGTTCGACGTCGACCGGGCGCAGGCCCAGCAGGACGTCGAGGCACTCGTACGTCAGCTGCGGAGCTCGGGACTGGCTTCATGA
- a CDS encoding lasso peptide isopeptide bond-forming cyclase, which yields MTVPHESAGAGPGDAYFAVFTDRADAAAVARAFARPGTRTLTHPSGRPWLVGRWRDDEMVTSHAGDASLAVVGSCPVDAAELRHRASRLRDLTEVDALARSLPGSFHLVAALDRRVRTQGTASGLRLVFHAEIDGVRVASTRADTLAAALGHNPDVEELAVRLLWPAPYPLFETSLWRAVTAVPPQDAVVVAADARTVRHTRWWTPPEPVQPLSEAAPVIRAALEEAVAARTRQGGVVSCDLSGGLDSTSVCFLAARSPARLVAGTWPGRDPADTDLHWAQQAVKHLPDVEHVVWDADASPLVYDDLLGVDDLLDEPTIGVMDRSRVLHHLPDLAARGSRLHLTGIGGDHVAWCSEAYYHRLLRTRPLFALCRLRGLRALWQWPLAGAVRALADSRPYGRWLADAARDLRAPSPSPVATGLGWGMAPRLFDWVTPQAERLARNALLKAAMTAAPLHPDRGLHSDLEQIRSCSRVIRQWDAMAARAGLPMASPFLDDRVIEACLAVRPDDRVTPWRYKPVLSEAMRGIVPDACLRRSTKATASMDASNGLRQNRADLLALWEDSRLEELGLVDGAALRHLARRPASPGLSDAILYTTIAAEVWLRGLTRSRAPAP from the coding sequence ATGACTGTGCCGCACGAAAGTGCGGGGGCGGGCCCCGGCGACGCGTACTTCGCGGTCTTCACCGACCGTGCGGACGCGGCCGCCGTGGCCCGCGCCTTCGCCCGCCCCGGAACCCGGACCCTCACCCATCCTTCCGGCCGGCCCTGGCTGGTCGGTCGCTGGCGCGACGACGAGATGGTCACCTCGCACGCCGGCGACGCCTCCCTCGCCGTCGTCGGCTCCTGCCCGGTCGACGCCGCCGAACTGCGCCACCGAGCCTCACGGTTGCGCGACCTCACGGAGGTCGACGCCCTCGCCCGCTCCCTGCCCGGCAGCTTCCATCTCGTCGCCGCGCTCGACCGGCGGGTCCGGACGCAGGGGACGGCGTCCGGCCTGCGCCTGGTCTTCCACGCGGAGATCGACGGCGTACGGGTGGCCTCGACCCGGGCCGACACGCTCGCCGCCGCGCTGGGCCACAACCCCGACGTGGAGGAGCTGGCCGTCCGGCTGCTGTGGCCCGCCCCCTACCCGTTGTTCGAGACGTCCCTGTGGCGTGCGGTCACCGCCGTGCCACCGCAGGACGCCGTCGTCGTCGCCGCGGACGCGCGCACCGTACGGCACACCCGGTGGTGGACGCCACCGGAGCCGGTCCAGCCCCTCTCCGAGGCGGCGCCGGTGATCCGTGCGGCGCTGGAGGAGGCCGTCGCCGCGCGCACCCGGCAGGGCGGCGTGGTCAGCTGCGATCTGTCCGGCGGCCTGGACTCCACCTCCGTCTGCTTCCTGGCCGCCCGCTCCCCCGCCCGTCTGGTGGCCGGCACCTGGCCGGGCCGCGACCCAGCGGACACCGACCTCCACTGGGCGCAGCAGGCCGTCAAGCACCTCCCCGACGTCGAGCACGTGGTCTGGGACGCCGACGCCTCGCCGCTGGTCTACGACGACCTGCTCGGCGTCGACGACCTCCTCGACGAACCCACCATCGGCGTCATGGACCGCTCCCGGGTCCTTCACCACCTGCCCGACCTCGCCGCACGGGGCAGCCGGCTGCATCTGACGGGCATCGGCGGCGACCATGTCGCGTGGTGCTCCGAGGCCTACTACCACCGGCTGCTGCGCACCCGGCCGCTGTTCGCCCTGTGCCGGTTGCGAGGCTTGCGGGCACTGTGGCAGTGGCCGCTCGCCGGCGCCGTCCGCGCGCTCGCCGACTCCCGCCCCTACGGGAGGTGGCTCGCCGACGCCGCCCGCGACCTGCGCGCCCCGTCGCCCTCGCCCGTCGCCACGGGGCTCGGCTGGGGCATGGCTCCGCGCCTGTTCGACTGGGTGACGCCGCAGGCCGAGCGGTTGGCGCGCAACGCGCTGCTCAAGGCCGCGATGACCGCCGCACCCCTGCATCCTGACCGGGGCCTGCACAGCGACCTGGAACAGATCCGCTCGTGCAGCCGCGTCATCCGGCAGTGGGACGCGATGGCCGCTCGCGCCGGCCTGCCCATGGCCTCCCCGTTCCTCGACGACCGCGTCATCGAGGCGTGTCTGGCCGTACGCCCGGACGACCGCGTCACGCCGTGGCGGTACAAGCCGGTCCTCAGCGAGGCGATGCGGGGGATCGTGCCCGACGCCTGTCTGCGGCGTAGCACCAAGGCCACTGCCTCCATGGACGCCTCCAACGGACTGCGGCAGAACCGCGCCGACCTGCTGGCGCTGTGGGAGGACTCGCGGCTGGAGGAACTGGGGCTGGTGGACGGCGCCGCACTGCGCCACCTCGCCCGCCGGCCCGCCTCACCGGGGCTGTCCGACGCCATCCTCTACACCACGATCGCCGCAGAGGTGTGGCTGCGGGGGCTGACCCGCAGCCGCGCCCCCGCCCCCTGA
- a CDS encoding keywimysin-related RiPP: MKKAYEAPTLVRLGSFRKETGLLGRAGNDRLILSKN, encoded by the coding sequence ATGAAGAAGGCTTACGAGGCCCCGACGCTCGTCCGGCTCGGCTCGTTCCGCAAGGAAACCGGGCTCCTGGGACGCGCCGGCAACGACCGGCTGATCCTGAGCAAGAACTGA
- the tap gene encoding telomere-associated protein Tap has product MSELFDRIDALVASRSVLPPPGERKRLRHAHGLTLDEVASALDVRRATVSGWESGKTEPRPPERDAYARMLKQLAELYPAPTNPAAPEQDTAVPETFTDRPAPAQEVRTAAAPVSEVGAMAATENTQTPAAAPVAAALQVAPRPARAARSTSTSRRPGARKAASPAAAPVGGTDARFANGPLAVVDVADGQAYAYCVGGLVLDVPAKSLPALVEWTLKEAKLGQSKLSGPGKDADPLLVLTEAALQRYGLPVALTDEERLAGRIPEGHKVVKQLARADWKLTKRGFGPWARIYRPAQGSERVCVQLCIPSWNALDSRHWGEVAQLPPAELARVLGVYASRVMTPRGSTAVTGLELMTALHPPTRASEPDADGKRTSEHNPGSLGKDPVDCAPCEAPDGHPLLKDLPRFHLRGPAEKLFEEAYDWARPMTDAECTLRHLVGIDVNMAFAAGANGLVVGLGTPTHVKAPVFDAKLPGSWLVDLSHVDLSRVKVGKEWVELDGDLLPSPFTPKGDRPEGPAWYATPTVAYAVELGYDVTPIEAWVRYENGRYLDAWYNRLRDAYLATMADLGVHADMEPADFLAAMDGCKERDPQLAIVVSAIKATVKGGLGKLRERPRGEGWRPGEPWRALSRPTWRPDIRAAVISRTRINLHRKIVKHAAFTGQYPVAILSDCVVYATDGTSPLDFLPHRDGKPLPGGFKLGINPGLVKHEGTQSVLWGEEVRERFNAPELNLARYIKDGTVSDVDNGE; this is encoded by the coding sequence ATGTCCGAGTTGTTCGATCGGATCGATGCGCTGGTCGCGTCCCGCTCTGTGCTACCGCCGCCGGGGGAACGTAAGCGGTTGCGTCATGCACACGGCCTGACGCTGGACGAAGTGGCTTCCGCCCTGGACGTTCGCCGGGCAACCGTCAGCGGCTGGGAGTCCGGGAAGACGGAGCCCAGGCCGCCGGAGCGTGACGCGTATGCGCGGATGCTCAAGCAGCTGGCGGAGCTCTACCCCGCCCCCACCAACCCCGCCGCACCCGAGCAGGACACGGCGGTGCCCGAGACGTTCACCGATAGGCCCGCCCCCGCTCAGGAAGTCCGGACCGCCGCGGCTCCGGTCTCCGAGGTTGGGGCCATGGCCGCAACCGAGAACACCCAGACCCCAGCCGCTGCTCCCGTCGCCGCTGCTTTGCAGGTCGCGCCGCGCCCGGCGCGCGCCGCCAGGAGCACGTCGACGTCGCGCCGCCCCGGCGCGCGGAAGGCGGCCTCGCCGGCCGCGGCTCCTGTGGGCGGCACGGATGCGCGGTTCGCCAACGGGCCGCTGGCGGTCGTCGACGTCGCCGACGGCCAGGCGTACGCGTACTGCGTCGGCGGCCTCGTCCTGGACGTGCCCGCCAAGTCCCTCCCGGCGCTGGTGGAGTGGACGCTGAAGGAGGCGAAGCTGGGGCAGTCGAAGCTGTCCGGCCCGGGCAAGGACGCCGACCCGCTGCTCGTGCTCACCGAGGCCGCGCTGCAGCGCTACGGTCTCCCGGTCGCCCTTACGGATGAGGAGCGGCTCGCCGGGCGGATCCCGGAGGGCCACAAGGTCGTCAAGCAGTTGGCCCGCGCCGACTGGAAGCTGACCAAGCGCGGGTTCGGGCCGTGGGCGCGGATCTACCGCCCCGCGCAGGGTTCGGAGCGGGTCTGCGTGCAGCTGTGCATCCCGTCGTGGAACGCGCTCGACTCGCGTCATTGGGGCGAGGTTGCGCAGCTTCCGCCGGCGGAACTGGCCCGCGTGCTCGGCGTGTACGCCTCCCGGGTGATGACTCCGCGCGGCTCCACCGCCGTCACCGGCCTGGAGCTGATGACCGCGCTGCACCCGCCGACCCGGGCCTCCGAGCCCGACGCCGACGGCAAGCGGACTTCCGAGCACAACCCCGGCTCGCTGGGCAAGGACCCGGTGGACTGCGCCCCGTGCGAGGCCCCCGACGGACACCCGCTGCTCAAAGACCTGCCGCGCTTCCACCTCCGCGGCCCGGCGGAGAAGCTGTTCGAGGAGGCGTACGACTGGGCGCGGCCGATGACCGATGCCGAATGCACCCTGCGGCACCTGGTCGGCATCGACGTGAACATGGCCTTCGCAGCCGGAGCCAACGGCCTGGTCGTCGGTCTCGGTACGCCGACGCACGTCAAGGCCCCGGTGTTCGATGCGAAGCTGCCCGGCTCGTGGCTGGTCGACCTCTCCCACGTCGACCTGTCGAGGGTGAAGGTCGGCAAGGAGTGGGTGGAGCTGGACGGCGACCTGCTGCCCAGCCCGTTCACGCCGAAAGGCGATCGGCCCGAGGGGCCGGCCTGGTACGCCACGCCCACCGTCGCCTACGCGGTGGAGCTGGGCTACGACGTAACGCCGATCGAGGCATGGGTGCGCTACGAGAACGGCCGCTACCTGGACGCCTGGTACAACCGGCTGCGCGACGCCTACCTGGCCACGATGGCCGACCTCGGCGTGCACGCGGACATGGAGCCGGCCGACTTCCTCGCAGCCATGGACGGCTGCAAGGAGCGCGACCCGCAGCTGGCGATCGTCGTCTCGGCGATCAAGGCGACCGTGAAGGGCGGCCTGGGCAAGCTGCGCGAGCGGCCGCGCGGTGAGGGCTGGCGGCCGGGCGAGCCGTGGCGGGCGCTTTCCCGGCCGACGTGGCGGCCGGACATCCGCGCGGCGGTCATCTCCCGCACACGCATCAACCTGCACCGCAAGATCGTCAAGCACGCGGCGTTCACCGGGCAGTACCCGGTCGCGATCCTGTCCGACTGCGTCGTGTACGCGACCGACGGCACCAGCCCGCTGGACTTCCTGCCCCACCGGGACGGCAAGCCGCTGCCCGGCGGCTTCAAGCTCGGCATCAACCCCGGCCTGGTCAAGCACGAGGGCACCCAGAGCGTCCTGTGGGGCGAAGAGGTCCGCGAGCGGTTCAACGCCCCGGAACTCAACCTCGCCCGCTACATCAAGGACGGCACCGTCTCCGACGTCGACAACGGAGAGTAG
- the tpg gene encoding telomere-protecting terminal protein Tpg, with the protein MSLFGDGLDAAVHKAFTRPAPKSAPAQMRYLVKQLKGTKPVARMLRISQRTVERYVKDQIKKPRPDLAARLEREVKKRWQPQIRAKARQRAATTGGIVIDTRARIGFTAPIGSTDDARLRHLTVALPPRYAARLFEAQEQGATEQQLREIAAEGLKDVYFQDSGRRAGQLEEVRFTDIEHLEFDL; encoded by the coding sequence ATGAGCCTGTTCGGGGACGGCCTGGACGCCGCGGTGCACAAGGCGTTCACCCGCCCGGCGCCCAAGAGCGCGCCCGCGCAGATGCGCTACCTGGTCAAGCAGCTCAAGGGCACCAAGCCGGTCGCCCGGATGCTGCGGATCTCCCAGCGCACCGTTGAGCGGTACGTGAAGGACCAGATCAAGAAGCCACGCCCGGATCTAGCCGCCCGCCTGGAGCGCGAGGTGAAGAAGCGGTGGCAGCCGCAGATCCGCGCCAAGGCCCGACAGAGGGCGGCGACCACCGGCGGCATCGTCATCGACACCCGCGCCCGGATCGGCTTCACCGCGCCGATCGGCTCCACCGACGATGCCCGCCTGCGGCACCTCACCGTCGCCCTGCCGCCCCGCTACGCCGCCCGGCTCTTCGAGGCCCAGGAGCAGGGCGCCACCGAGCAGCAGCTGCGGGAGATCGCCGCCGAAGGGCTCAAGGATGTGTACTTCCAGGACAGCGGACGCCGGGCCGGCCAGCTGGAGGAGGTCCGCTTCACCGACATCGAGCACCTCGAGTTCGACCTGTAG
- a CDS encoding TIGR02391 family protein — translation MDRDWMRQRLAAFDDLALRYERRRRPGDYIGDAALYEQLHRAEPTVKQILRLLDPQLAEKVNLDQMAGEDMARNEVHRGLGILADMDEWAARLVPDAPTLPADQFHPWVWEPAAPLWGAEARQDAVLAAARTVNRRLQQKLGRHDIGETDLCTQAFDMKEPVAGKPRLRFDGDRNTPTWRARQEGAKYLAAGAFLALRNVAAHEDEVTWTEQEALEHLATLSVLARWIEQCAVERAA, via the coding sequence GTGGATCGAGACTGGATGCGACAGCGGCTTGCGGCGTTCGACGACCTGGCCCTGCGCTACGAACGAAGGAGACGGCCCGGCGACTACATAGGCGATGCAGCCTTGTACGAGCAGCTGCACCGCGCAGAGCCCACGGTCAAGCAGATCCTTCGGCTCCTGGACCCGCAGCTCGCCGAAAAGGTCAATCTCGATCAGATGGCAGGCGAAGACATGGCCCGCAACGAGGTTCATCGAGGCCTGGGCATTCTGGCCGACATGGACGAATGGGCCGCCCGGCTCGTACCAGATGCTCCCACCCTGCCCGCCGACCAGTTCCACCCCTGGGTGTGGGAGCCGGCCGCCCCACTGTGGGGCGCAGAGGCCCGGCAGGACGCCGTCCTGGCTGCCGCCCGCACCGTGAACCGCCGACTCCAGCAGAAGCTGGGACGCCACGACATCGGTGAGACGGACTTGTGCACGCAGGCCTTCGACATGAAGGAACCCGTCGCAGGGAAACCGCGCCTGCGGTTCGACGGCGACCGCAACACACCTACGTGGCGCGCCCGCCAAGAAGGCGCCAAGTACCTCGCGGCCGGCGCCTTCCTCGCCCTGCGGAACGTCGCCGCTCACGAGGATGAGGTGACCTGGACCGAACAGGAGGCGTTGGAGCACCTGGCGACCTTGAGCGTCCTCGCCCGCTGGATCGAGCAGTGCGCTGTGGAGCGCGCCGCCTAG
- a CDS encoding DUF4232 domain-containing protein encodes MTMHRARRSARSAALAAVTAALALGLTACGGADESSKAAGGGHAAGTAQSRSASNGGGKGSVEQANSGGDRKEGARPAALSGGTDQVAGKRTTAGAQQCRGDEMLVTAVHRFAGQQGDHLLITAVNEGTKPCWVTSYPAVVLDWNVDNVALPHSKKDNPGGDKHITLRPGDKAYSAVNLFDYGSKNHTANSLAIALRGADGHHGPFYSVVMEGQKPQFSWSEADVLNWSTKKPYDF; translated from the coding sequence ATGACCATGCACCGTGCCCGCCGTAGTGCCCGTTCCGCCGCCCTGGCCGCCGTCACCGCCGCGCTGGCGCTGGGCCTGACCGCCTGCGGCGGCGCCGACGAGAGCTCGAAGGCGGCGGGCGGCGGCCACGCCGCTGGTACCGCGCAGAGCCGGTCCGCGTCCAACGGGGGCGGCAAGGGCAGCGTGGAGCAGGCCAACAGCGGTGGTGACCGCAAGGAGGGGGCGCGCCCGGCGGCCCTCTCGGGCGGGACGGACCAGGTCGCGGGCAAGCGCACAACGGCCGGCGCCCAGCAGTGCCGCGGAGACGAGATGCTGGTCACCGCGGTGCACCGGTTCGCCGGTCAGCAGGGCGACCACCTGCTGATCACCGCGGTGAACGAGGGCACCAAACCCTGCTGGGTCACCTCGTACCCGGCCGTGGTGCTCGACTGGAACGTCGACAACGTCGCACTGCCGCACTCGAAGAAGGACAACCCGGGCGGCGACAAGCACATCACGCTCCGGCCCGGAGACAAGGCATACAGCGCGGTGAACCTCTTCGACTACGGCTCGAAGAACCACACGGCGAACTCGCTCGCCATCGCGCTGCGCGGTGCGGACGGTCACCACGGCCCCTTCTACTCCGTCGTCATGGAGGGACAGAAGCCGCAGTTCAGCTGGAGCGAGGCCGATGTGCTGAACTGGAGCACCAAGAAGCCGTACGACTTCTGA